GGCGGTAGGGCGGGCACGGGGTGCCCACCCTACGGGCGCGAACTCACCATTCATGAGCAGACAATGACAGACAAGTTGAAACCCCTGCGCGACCAGATCGATTCGATCGACGCGCAAATCCTCGAACTCCTGAGCCGCCGCGGCAAGGTGGCCCAGGAAGTCGGCCACGTGAAGGCCGAGACCAACGCGCCGGTGTTCCGCCCCGAGCGTGAGGCGCAGGTCCTGCGCAAGGTCGCCGACAACAATCCCGGCCCGCTGAAGGACAAGGACGTCCAGACCATCTTCCGCGAGATCATGTCGTCCTGCCGCGCGCTGGAGAAGCGCGTCACGGTCGCCTATCTCGGCCCCACCGGCACCTTCAGCGAGCAGGCCGTGTTCCAGCACTTCGGCAGCGCGGTGGAGGGCATGCCCTGCGTGTCGATCGACGAAGTGTTCCGCGCCACCGAGGCCGGTACCGCCGACTACGGCGTGGTGCCGGTCGAGAACTCGTCGGAAGGCGCGATCAACCGCACCCTCGACCTGATGCTCGCCACCACCGCCATCATCAGCGGCGAAGTCTCGATCCCGGTCCACCACAGCCTGATGTCGAAGACCGGCAGCATGGACGGCGTGACGGTGGTCTGCGCGCATTCGCAGGCGCTGGCCCAGTGCCAGGCCTGGCTGAACCTGCACCATCCGCACATCGAACGCCGCGCCGTCGCCTCCAACGCCGAAGCGGCGGTGCTGGCCAGCCAGGATCCGACCGTCGCCGCGATCGCCAGCGAGATGGCGGGCGAGCAGTACAAGCTGGGCGTGGTCCAGGCCCACATCCAGGACGACCCGCACAACCGCACGCGCTTCGCCGTGATCGGGCGCCAGGCCGCCGGCCCGTCCGGCCAGGACCGCACCTCGCTGGTGCTGGCGGTGCCGAACAAGGCCGGCGCCGTCTACAAGCTGCTGGCGCCGCTCGCAGTCCACGGCGTGTCGATGACGCGCTTCGAATCGCGCCCGGCGCGCATCGGCACCTGGGAGTACTACTTCTACGTCGACGTCGAAGGCCACCACCAGGATGCCGCGGTCGCGCGCGCGCTCGAGGAGCTGAAGGCGAACGCCGCCTTCTTCAAAGTTCTCGGCTCCTACCCGGTCGGCCTGTGATCCCTTATCTATTAGTTATCGAGAGTCTCCATGTCGCAATTCGGTCCTGAATACGTCCGCGCCATCGCCCCTTACCAGGCAGGCAAACCCATCTCCGAAGTCGCCCGCGAGTTCGGCCTGGATGAAGCCAGCATCGTCAAGCTGGCGTCCAACGAAAACCCGTTCGGCATGCCCGAATCGGCGAAGAAGGCGATGCTCGACGCCGCCGCGGAACTGGGCCGCTATCCGGACGCCAACGGCTTCGAGCTGAAAGCCGCGCTGGCCAAGCGCTACGATGTGCCGGCCGAGTGGATCACCCTCGGCAACGGCTCCAACGACATCCTCGAGATCGCCGCCCATGCCTTCGTCCAGCAGGGCCAGGCCGTGGTCTACTCGCAGTACTCCTTCGCCGTGTATGCGCTGGCAACCCAGGGCGTGGGCGCGCGCGGCATCGTGGTGCCGGCCAGGGATTACGGCCACGACCTCGACGCGATGGCGGCCGCGATCGACGCGGATACGAAACTCGTGTTCATCGCCAACCCGAACAACCCGACCGGCACCTTCATTCCGGCGGCCGAGATCGAGGCCTTCCTGGCCAAAGTGCCGGCCAGCGTGATCGTGGTGCTGGACGAGGCCTACAACGAATACCTGGAGCAGCAAGACCAGTTCGAGTCGACCCAGTGGGTGCGCAAGTTCCCGAACCTGATCGTCTCGCGCACCTTCTCGAAGGCCTACGGCCTGGCCGGCCTGCGCGTCGGCTTCGCGATCGCCCAGCCGGCGGTGACCGACCTGATGAACCGCATCCGCCAGCCCTTCAACGTGAATTCGCTGGCCCAGGCCGCGGCCATCGCGGCCCTGAACGACAAGGACTTCCTGCGGAAGGGCTTTGAAAACAACCGCGCCGGCTACCGGCAGCTGACCGCCGCCTTCGACGCGCTCAAGCTCCAGTACGTGCCCTCGCACGGCAACTTCGTGCTGGTCAAGGTCGGCGAGGACGACGGCGCGGGCAGCCGCGTCAACATCGCACTGCTGAAGCAGGGCGTGATCGTGCGCCCGGTCGGCGCCTACGGTCTGCCGCAGTGGCTGCGCATCTCGATCGGGCTGCCGGAGGAGAACGCCAGGTTCATCGAGGCGCTCGGTAAGGCGCTGGCCTGAATGTTCGATAAAGTCGTCATCGTCGGCGTCGGCCTGATCGGCGGCTCCTTCGCGCTCGGCCTGAAGGCGGCCGGCGCGGCGCGCGAGATCGTCGGGCTGGAGCGCTCGGCGCAGGCGCTGGCAAGGGCGCGCCAGCTCGGCATCGTCGATACCGTCAGCGAGCATCCGGAAGAAGCCCTGCGCGGCGCCGACCTGGTGCTGCTCGCGGCGCCGGTGGCGCAGACCGCCGGCATCCTCGCGGCGCTGCTGCCATGGCTGGAACCGCACACCATCGTCACCGACGCAGGCAGCACCAAGTCGGACGTGGTCGCCAGCGCGCGTGCGGTGCTGAAGGAGCGCATCCACCAGTTCGTGCCCGGCCATCCGATTGCCGGACGCGAATCGAACGGCCCGGACGCCGCCATCCCGGACCTCTACCGCGGCAAGAAGGCGGTGCTGACCCCGCTGCCGGAAAACCCGCCGGCCGCCGTCGACCGGGTGGCGGCCGCCTGGCGCCAGTGCGGCGCCATCATCCACCTCCTCACGCCGGGCGAGCACGACAAGGTCTTCGCCGCCGTCAGCCACCTGCCGCATCTGCTGGCCTATGCGCTGGTGGACGACATCGCCAACAAGCCGCATGCCGACCTGCTGTTCCAGTATGCGGCCAGCGGCTTTCGCGACTTCACCCGCATCGCCGGCTCCTCGCCCGAGATGTGGCGCGACATCAGCCTGGCGAACCGCGATGCGCTGCTCGGTGAGCTCGATGCCTATCTGGCACAATTGAATGGACTGCGCGAATGCCTGGCATGCTCCGACGCGGCCGGGCTCGAAGCCGTGTACGGCAACGCCCAGCGCGCCCGGCGCGCATGGATCGAAACGATCGAAACCGCCGAAAAACCGCCCAGTCCGGATCAGGAATCAGGAAAGTAATCTATGACGCTGTCCAAACACTACCCCGAACACCTCGACCTCGAGCCGGTCATGCACGTCGAAGGCACGGTTCGCCTGCCGGGCTCGAAGAGCATCTCGAATCGCACGCTGCTGCTGGCTGCGCTCAGCGAAGGCGCCACCACCATCCACGACCTGCTGGCCTCGGACGACACCCAGGTGATGCTGGAAGCGCTCAAGTCGCTCGGCATCCGCTGGGAACAGCGCGATGAGCGCACCCATGTCGTGCACGGCACCGGCGGCACGCTCCCCGTGCAGCAGGCCGACCTCTACATGGGCAATGCCGGCACCGCGATCCGTCCGCTGACCGCGGCCCTGGCCGTGATCGGCGGCGACTATACCCTGCACGGCGTGCAGCGCATGCACGAGCGCCCGATCGGCGACCTGGTCGACGCCCTGAACGCCGTCGGCGCCCGCATCGAGTACACCGGCAACCCGGGCTATCCGCCGCTGCGGATCGGCCGCGGCCAGCTGAGCGCGTCGCGCATGTCGGTGCGCGGCAACGTGTCGAGCCAGTTCCTGACCGCGCTCCTGATGGCCGCGCCCCTGATGGCCAGGGACCAGCCGGTGACGATCGAGGTGGAGGGTGAGCTGATCTCCAAGCCGTATATCGAGATCACGCTGAACCTGATGCGCCGCTTCGGCGTGACGGTCGAACAGGACGGCTGGTCGTCCTTCACCGTGCGGCCGGGCCAGCGTTATCGCAGCCCGGGCAGCATCCACGTCGAAGGCGACGCCTCGTCGGCGTCCTACTTCCTGGCGGCCGGCGCGATCGCCGGCGGGCCGGTGCGGGTCGAGGGCGTGGGCCGCGACAGCATCCAGGGCGACGTGCGCTTCGCCGACGCGCTGGAGCAGATGGGCGCCACCATCGTCAAGGGCGACAGCTGGATCGAAGCGCGTTCGAACGGCGTGCTGCGCGCCATCGACGCCGACTTCAACCACATCCCGGACGCCGCCATGACGATCGCCGTGGCCGCGCTGTACGCCGACGGCGTCAGCACGCTGCGCAATATCGCCAGCTGGCGCGTGAAGGAAACCGACCGCCTGGCCGCGATGGCGACCGAGTTGCGCAAGGTGGGCGCCATCGTGGAAGAGGGCGAGGATTACATCCGCATCACCCCGCCGGCGCAGCTGTCGCCGGCCACCATCGACACCTACGACGATCACCGGATGGCGATGTGCTTCTCGCTGGCCTCGCTGGACGGCAAGGCGCGGCGCGGCAACGCCATGCGCATCAACGACCCGAAATGCGTGGCCAAGACTTTCCCGGATTACTTCGAAACATTTGCAGGGATCGCCAAGAACGATTTATCCTGATTACATGCCACATTCCAATATTCCCGTCATCACCATCGACGGCCCGACCGCGTCCGGCAAGGGCACGGTGGCGCACCGTGTCGCCGACCACCTGGGCTTCCACCTGCTCGATTCCGGCGCGCTGTACCGGCTGACCGCGCTGTCGGCGCTGCGCCGCGGCACCATCCTGTCGGACGAGCATGCGGTGGCCAAGGTGGCCGAACACCTGCCGGCGCGCTTCAACGGCGGCCACATCTACCTGGGCACGGAAGACGTCAGCCACGCCATCCGCGCCGAGGAAGTCGGCAATATGGCGTCGAAGATCGCGGCGCTGCCGGCCGTGCGCCAGGCGCTTTTCGGGCTGCAGCTGGGCTTTCGGCAGACGCCGGGCCTGGTAGCCGACGGGCGCGATATGGGCACCGTGATCTTCCCCGCCGCCAAGTTAAAAGTCTTCCTGACTGCAAGCGTTGAGGCACGTGCGCAACGCCGGTATAAGCAATTGATTGACAAAGGGTTTTCTGCTAATATGGACGATCTGCTGGCGGATTTGCAGTCCCGCGATGCGCGCGATACACAGCGCGCCGTGGCGCCGCTGGTGCCGGCAGAGGGTGCGCATCTCCTCGATACCTCGCACATGACCGTGGATGACGCGGTCGCGCAGGTGCTCGCGTGGTGGTCGCACAGCTAGTGGTGCCCGCGGCGCAAGCGGCGGGTGTGTTTCAACCTGACCCAGTTCAGATGGCATATCGCCGTTCTGCTGGCTAACCTTTCAAAAACTCATGGCTACTGCAGCAAATCAAGATACCGGCATGGAAAGCTTCGCAGCACTCTTCGAAGAGTCGCTGTCGCGTCAAGACATGCGTTCGGGCGAAGTCATTTCGGCCGAAGTCGTTCGTCTGGATCACAACTTCGTGATCGTCAACGCCGGCCTGAAATCGGAAGCTTTCATCCCCGTCGAAGAATTCAAGAATGACCAGGGCGAACTGGAAGTCCAGATTGGCGACTTCGTTTCCGTGGCCATCGAATCGCTGGAAAACGGTTTCGGCGATACCATCCTGTCGCGCGACAAGGCCAAGCGCCTGGCATCGTGGCTGGCTCTGGAAAAAGCAATGGAGTCGGGCGAGATCGTCACCGGCACCGTCAATGGCAAAGTCAAGGGCGGCCTGACCGTCCTGACCAACGGCATCCGCGCATTCCTGCCGGGTTCGCTGGTCGACACCCGTCCGGTCAAGGACACCACCCCGTTCGAAGGCAAGACCCTCGAATTCAAGGTCATCAAGCTGGACCGCAAGCGTAACAACGTCGTGCTGTCGCGTCGCGCCGTCATCGAAGCATCGATGGGCGAAGAGCGTGCGAAGCTGATGGAAACGCTGAAGGAAGGCACCGTGGTCACCGGCGTCGTCAAGAACATCACCGACTACGGTGCGTTCGTCGACCTGGGCGGCATCGACGGCCTGCTGCACATCACCGACCTGGCATGGCGTCGTGTGCGTCACCCGTCGGAAGTCCTGACCGTCGGCCAGGAAATCACCGCCAAGGTCCTGAAGTACGATCAGGAAAAGAACCGCGTCTCGCTGGGCGTCAAGCAACTGGGCGACGATCCGTGGACCGGCCTGTCGCGTCGCTACCCGCAAGGCACCCGCCTGTTCGGCAAGGTCACCAACCTGACCGACTACGGTGCGTTCGTGGAAGTCGAGCAGGGCATCGAAGGCCTGGTGCACGTCTCCGAGATGGACTGGACCAACAAGAACGTGGCTCCGAACAAGGTTGTCCAGCTGGGCGACGAAGTCGAAGTCATGGTCCTGGAAATCGACGAAGAGCGTCGCCGTATCTCGCTGGGCATGAAGCAGTGCAAGGCGAATCCGTGGGACGACTTCGGCATGACCCACAAGAAGGGCGACAAGGTCAAGGGTTCGATCAAGTCGATCACCGACTTCGGCGTGTTCATCGGCCTGCCGGGCAACATCGACGGCCTGGTGCACCTGTCGGACCTGTCCTGGACCGAAGCCGGCGAAGAAGCCGTGCGCAAGTTCAAGAAGGGCGACGAGCTGGAAGCCGTGGTTCTGGCAATCGACGTCGAGCGCGAGCGTGTCTCGCTGGGCGTGAAGCAGCTGGAAGGCGACCCGTTCAACAACTACGCTTCGCTGAACGACAAGGGCACCCTGGTCACCGGCACCGTGAAATCGGTTGAGCCGAAAGGCGCCGTGATCGCGCTGAACGACGAAGTCGAAGGCTACCTGCGCGCTTCGGAAATCTCGCGTGACCGCGTGGAAGATGCCGGCACCCACCTGAAAGTGGGCGACAAGGTCGAAGCCCTGGTCATCAACATCGATCGCAAGGCTCGCAGCATCCAGCTGTCGATCAAGGCGAAAGACAATGCCGACACCCAGGAAGCCATGCAGAAGCTGGCTTCGGACAACAGCGCTGCTTCCGGCACCACCTCGCTGGGCGCACTGCTGAAGGCCAAGTTCGACAACAAGAACTAAGCAAGGGTTATTAACCTGGGACCACGCAGATGACCAAGTCCGAGCTGATCAACCGCCTGGCTGAGCGCTATTCGCAGCTGGTGGCAAAAGATGCGGAATATGCTGTCAAGACCATCCTCGATGCGATGACCAACGCCCTGGCGACCGGCCAGCGCATCGAGATCCGCGGTTTCGGCAGCTTCGCGCTGAACAGCCGGCCGCCCCGCATCGGACGCAATCCGAAGTCCGGCGACAAGGTGATGGTGCCCGAAAAACGGGTGCCCCACTTCAAGCCGGGCAAGCAGTTGCGCGAACGGGTCGACGCGATGGTCGGGCAACCGATCATCGAAGACTGAGTCGTCTGCCGTCCGGCAGGCAGAAACGGCGTCCTTCACGGGATGCCGTTTTTTTTCGCCGATACGTCGTCCCCGCGAAGGCGAGGACCCAGGTTTGTTCGCATTTCGATAACTTACGCAAAACTTGGGTTCGCGCCTGCGCGGGAACGACGGGGTCTGCCTTTTGAAAACTCCTCCCAAATATGCGACACTTCGCCTTTGACGTGTTTCCTGACAGGACCTAATGAGATGAAGATTGTTTCCACCATCCTCGGATGCATCCTGTTCGTCCTCTTTTTCGGCTTCGCCCTGAAGAACACCGATCCGGTGGACCTGCATTTTTTCCTGGGCTATGAATTGCGCGGCCCCCTGGTGCTGATGCTGCTGGCCTTTTTCATCGCCGGCGCCTTCCTCGGCATCCTGGCGGTGACGCCGACCGTGTTCCGCCACCGCCGCGAAAGTTCCCAGCACAAGAACACCATCCAGGCCCTGCAGAGCGCCGCCGGCACTGCCGCCAGCGCCCCGCAACCCGACAGCGTCACGCCCCGCTGAGCTGTCCTCATAACAGAACAAGAATCACATGGAATTTGAAATCTGGTGGCTGCTCGGCATCCCCGTCTTTTTTGCCCTCGGCTGGATCGCCGCCCGCGTCGACATCAAGCAACTCGTCTCCGAATCGCGCAGCCTGCCACGCGGCTACTTCAAGGGCCTGAACTTCCTCCTCAACGAGCAGCCCGACAAGGCGATCGACGCCTTCATCGAAATCGTCAAGCTCGACCCGGAAACGGCCGAGATGCACTTTGCGCTCGGTAACCTGTTCCGCCGCCGCGGCGAGACCGAACGCGCGATCCGCGTCCACCAGAACCTGCTGTCGCGCCCGGACCTGCCGATCGAGCAGCAGGTGCACGCCCAGTACGAACTCGGCATGGACTACCTGAAGGCCGGCCTGCTGGACCGCGCCGAGGAAACCTTCAACCTGCTGGTCGATACCCAATACGGCGTGCAGGCCCGGCGTGCGCTGCTGGAGATCTTCCAGCGCGAAAAGGAATGGCGCCGCGCGATCGCCGCCGCCGAAGGCCTGCAGGAATCCGGCGCCGGCGCCCAGCACAAGGAAATCGCCCAGTTCTATTGCGAGCTGGCCCAGGACGCCCTGGTCCACATGCAGCCGGCCGATGCGATGCAGCTGCTGGACAAGGCGCTGCAGGCCGACCGCAAGAGCGTGCGCGCCACCATGCTGTACGGCGACGCCCAGACCGCCCAGGGCGACATCGAAGGCGCCCTGAAGACCTGGCGCCGCGTCGAGCAGCAGAGCGTGCCCCACGTGGCGCTGGTCGCCGCACGGCTGATGGACGGCTACCGCAAGGTCGGCCGGCCGCAGGAAGGCGTGAACCTGCTGCGTTCCTACCTGCAGGAAGCGTCATCCATTGATCTGATCGAGGTGGTGTTCAAGGCCGTCATCGAACTGAACGGCGTCGACGCTGCCAAACAGCTGGTGGTCGAGGAATTGCGCCGCAACCCGACCTTGCTGGGCCTGGACAAGCTGCTCGAGGCGCGCCTGATGGATGCGCCAGCAAATGTCTGGGAAGAATTGTCCATGGTGAAAAACCTGGTCCACGGATACACGCAGAAGCTGGCGCGCTACCAGTGCAGCCACTGCGGTTTCAAGGCGCGCCAGTATTATTGGCAATGCCCGGGATGCAGCAAATGGGAAACCTATCCCCCGCGCCGTACCGAAGAACTGAATGTCATGAATTGATGAATTAAGCATATGAAAATTACGATTATCGGCACCGGCTACGTCGGTCTCGTCACCGGCGCCTGCCTCGCTGAACTCGGCAACGATGTGTTCTGCCTCGACGTCGACCAGCGCAAGATCGACCTGCTCAACAACGGCGGCATCCCGATCCACGAACCGGGCCTGGAAGAGATCGTCGCGCGCAACCGCGCCGCCGGCCGCCTGCATTTCTCGACCGACGTCGCCGCCAGTGTGGCCCACGGCCAGCTGCAGTTCATCGCGGTCGGCACCCCGCCGGACGAGGACGGCTCGGCCGACCTGCAGTACGTGCTGGCCGCCGCGCGCAGTATCGGCCGTCACATGGACGGCTTCAAGGTCATCATCGACAAGTCGACCGTGCCGGTCGGCACCGCCGACCGCGTGGCCGCCGCCATCAGGGAAGAGCTCGGCACGCGCGGCGCGCAGAGCGAGTTCACGGTGGTGTCGAATCCGGAATTCCTGAAGGAGGGCGCGGCGGTCGAGGACTTCATGCGTCCGGACCGCATCGTCATCGGCCATGACGACAGCCCAAGCGGCCAGCGCGCGCGCGAGCTCATGAAGCTGCTGTACGCGCCGTTCAACCGCAACCACGAGCGCACCTACTGGATGGACGTGCGCTCGGCCGAGTTCACCAAGTACGCGGCCAACGCCATGCTGGCGACCCGTATCTCGTTCATGAACGAGCTGGCCAACCTGGCGGACAAGGTGGGCGCCGACATCGAGGCGGTGCGCCACGGCATCGGTTCCGACCCGCGCATCGGCCACAGCTTCCTGTATGCCGGCGCCGGCTATGGCGGCTCCTGCTTCCCCAAGGACGTGCAGGCGATCGAACGCACCGCGCGCCAGTACGGCCAGGACCTGCTGATCCTGAGTGCCGTGGAGGCCGTCAACGAGCGCCAGAAGCATGTGCTGGGCCGTAAGGTCGTGGCGCGCTTCGGCGAAGACCTGTCCGGCAAGCGTTTCGCGGTCTGGGGCCTGGCCTTCAAGCCGAACACCGACGACATGCGCGAAGCGCCGTCGCGCGTGCTGCTGGCCGAGCTGATCGGGCGCGGCGCCACCGTCGCCGTGCACGATCCGGTGGCGATGGAGGAAGCGCGCCGGGTGCTGGCGCTCGATTTCGGCGGTGATGCGCTGGGCGAAGAGAAGCTGGCGCGCATCGAATTCAAGGATGCGCCGATGGACGCGCTCGACGGCGCCGAGGCGCTGGTGATCGTCACCGAGTGGAAGGCCTTCCGGAGCCCCGACTTCGAGCAGATCAAGTCGCTCCTGCGCAACCCGGTCATCATCGACGGCCGCAACCTCTATGAACCGGCCCTGATGACCGGCCTGGGCGTCGAATACCACGGGATCGGCCGTTCGGTCCTGACCAGCAAGTGAGGTCGACGATGCACCAGGACATCCCAAGCCGCCTGCTGCCGACCGACAGCTACCGCCAGGCCGAAGCACCGGCCCTGGAGACCGTCCGCCTGCTGGTGGTCGGCGACGTCATGCTCGACCGCTACTGGTTCGGCGACGTCGCGCGCATCTCGCCGGAAGCCCCGGTCCCGGTGGTGCGCATCGAGCGCCGCGAAGCCCGCCTGGGCGGCGCCGCCAACGTGGCGCGCAACGCCGCCGCGCTGGGCGCCCACTGCGGCCTGCTGGGCGTGGTCGGCAACGACGAGGCCGGCGACGAGGTCGAGCAGATCCTGCGCGAATCCAGCATCGACAGCTACCTGAAGCGGGACGAGCAGATCTCCACCATCGTCAAGCTGCGCGTGATCGGCCGCCAGCAGCAGATGGTGCGCATCGACTTCGAGGAAGCGCCCAGCGAGACCACGCTGCGCGACAAGCTGACCCAGTTCAAGGCCGTGCTGCCGGACTACGACGTCATCATCTTCTCCGACTACAACAAGGGCAGCCTGGTCAACGTGGCGGAGATGATCCGCATGGCGCGCGACGCCGGCAAGACCGTCATGGTCGACCCGAAAGGCGACGACTTCACGCCTTACCGCGGCGCCACCATCCTGACCCCGAACAAGTCGGAACTCAAGCGCATCGTCGGCGCCTGGAAGACCGAGGAGCAGCTCACCGAAAAGGCCCAGAACCTGCGCGAAGAGCTGGGCCTGACGGCGCTGCTGCTGACCCGTTCGGAAGAGGGCATGAGCCTGTACACGGCCGACGAGGTGCTGCACGTGCACGCGGACGCGCGCGAGGTGTTCGACGTTTCCGGCGCGGGCGATACCGTGATCGCGACCATGGCCGCGATGCTGGGCGCGGGCGCACCGCTGGCCGAAGCGCTGGCCACCGCCAACCGGGCCGGCGGCATCGTTGTCGGCAAGCTGGGCACCGCCACCGTCACCCGCGACGAGCTGTTCGCGCAGCGCCGCCGCACCGACGACTCTCATTCTTGAGCTTGATCTTTTGTAAGCGCCCGGCGTCAACGCCGGGCGTGCTGGTCCGTTAATACATACGGGCGGCGCCTGCCGCCTCATAAGTCAACCAACGGAGATTACAAAATGATCAAGAAACTGTTTCTCGCAATCGCTGCGCTGGCGGCGTCGATGAGCATGGCCTTCGCCCAGGTCGACGTCAACAAGGCCGATGCCGCGGCGCTGGATTCGGTGAAGGGCGTCGGTCCCGCCATGTCGAAGACCATCCTCGACGAACGCAAGAAAGGCGAGTTCAAGGACTGGGCCGACTTCCAGAAGCGCGTGAAGGGCGTGGGCGAGAAGCGCGCCGCCAAGCTGTCCGAAGCCGGCCTGCAGGTGAACGGCAAATCGATGGAAGGTGCGCCGATGGCTGCCGCTTCCGGCGCCGCCAAGGCCAAGACCGACGAGAAGGCCGCCAAGCCGGCCAAGGCCTCGAAGACGGCTGCGAAGCCTGAGGCAGGCGCTAAAGCCGCCAGCTGACAGCTAGGGTGGGCTCTCCGGGCCCACGCGAAGGCAGGCTCGGCTGAACGTCTGCGTGGGCACGTGGTGCCCACCCTACATTGCTTCGAATCATGGCTTCTGCGGCCTCCTCAATACGCCACTCTTGATCTCGGATTAGAATGGCATTTTTGAGATCGCAAGAAAGCAGAAGCAAACCCATGGCATACAAGACCATCCAGGACACGATCGGCAACACTCCGCTGGTACAGCTGGTCCGCATTCCGGGCGCGGACGCCGCGGCCCGCAACAACGTCATCCTCGGCAAGCTCGAAGGCAACAACCCGGCCGGTTCGGTGAAGGACCGCGCTGCCATGTCGATGCTGCGCGGGGCCGAGGAGCGCGGCCAGATCAAGCCGGGCGATACCCTGATCGAAGCGACCAGCGGCAACACCGGCATTGCGCTGGCGATGGCGGCCGCCATTCGCGGCTACAAGATGCTCCTGATCATGCCGGACAATCTGTCGATCGAACGCCGCCAGAGCATGGCCGCCTACGGCGCCCAGATCATCCTGACCCCGAAGACCGGCGGCATGGAATATGCGCGCGATCTCGCCGAGTCGATGCAGAAGGACGGCAAGGGCATCATCCTGGACCAGTTCGCCAACGAGGACAATCCGCGCGCCCACTACGAGACCACCGGTCCCGAGATCTGGCGCGATACCGAAGGCCGCGT
This window of the Massilia sp. WG5 genome carries:
- a CDS encoding prephenate dehydrogenase/arogenate dehydrogenase family protein yields the protein MFDKVVIVGVGLIGGSFALGLKAAGAAREIVGLERSAQALARARQLGIVDTVSEHPEEALRGADLVLLAAPVAQTAGILAALLPWLEPHTIVTDAGSTKSDVVASARAVLKERIHQFVPGHPIAGRESNGPDAAIPDLYRGKKAVLTPLPENPPAAVDRVAAAWRQCGAIIHLLTPGEHDKVFAAVSHLPHLLAYALVDDIANKPHADLLFQYAASGFRDFTRIAGSSPEMWRDISLANRDALLGELDAYLAQLNGLRECLACSDAAGLEAVYGNAQRARRAWIETIETAEKPPSPDQESGK
- the hisC gene encoding histidinol-phosphate transaminase — translated: MSQFGPEYVRAIAPYQAGKPISEVAREFGLDEASIVKLASNENPFGMPESAKKAMLDAAAELGRYPDANGFELKAALAKRYDVPAEWITLGNGSNDILEIAAHAFVQQGQAVVYSQYSFAVYALATQGVGARGIVVPARDYGHDLDAMAAAIDADTKLVFIANPNNPTGTFIPAAEIEAFLAKVPASVIVVLDEAYNEYLEQQDQFESTQWVRKFPNLIVSRTFSKAYGLAGLRVGFAIAQPAVTDLMNRIRQPFNVNSLAQAAAIAALNDKDFLRKGFENNRAGYRQLTAAFDALKLQYVPSHGNFVLVKVGEDDGAGSRVNIALLKQGVIVRPVGAYGLPQWLRISIGLPEENARFIEALGKALA
- the aroA gene encoding 3-phosphoshikimate 1-carboxyvinyltransferase, which gives rise to MTLSKHYPEHLDLEPVMHVEGTVRLPGSKSISNRTLLLAALSEGATTIHDLLASDDTQVMLEALKSLGIRWEQRDERTHVVHGTGGTLPVQQADLYMGNAGTAIRPLTAALAVIGGDYTLHGVQRMHERPIGDLVDALNAVGARIEYTGNPGYPPLRIGRGQLSASRMSVRGNVSSQFLTALLMAAPLMARDQPVTIEVEGELISKPYIEITLNLMRRFGVTVEQDGWSSFTVRPGQRYRSPGSIHVEGDASSASYFLAAGAIAGGPVRVEGVGRDSIQGDVRFADALEQMGATIVKGDSWIEARSNGVLRAIDADFNHIPDAAMTIAVAALYADGVSTLRNIASWRVKETDRLAAMATELRKVGAIVEEGEDYIRITPPAQLSPATIDTYDDHRMAMCFSLASLDGKARRGNAMRINDPKCVAKTFPDYFETFAGIAKNDLS
- the cmk gene encoding (d)CMP kinase — encoded protein: MPHSNIPVITIDGPTASGKGTVAHRVADHLGFHLLDSGALYRLTALSALRRGTILSDEHAVAKVAEHLPARFNGGHIYLGTEDVSHAIRAEEVGNMASKIAALPAVRQALFGLQLGFRQTPGLVADGRDMGTVIFPAAKLKVFLTASVEARAQRRYKQLIDKGFSANMDDLLADLQSRDARDTQRAVAPLVPAEGAHLLDTSHMTVDDAVAQVLAWWSHS
- a CDS encoding integration host factor subunit beta: MTKSELINRLAERYSQLVAKDAEYAVKTILDAMTNALATGQRIEIRGFGSFALNSRPPRIGRNPKSGDKVMVPEKRVPHFKPGKQLRERVDAMVGQPIIED
- the rpsA gene encoding 30S ribosomal protein S1, with the protein product MATAANQDTGMESFAALFEESLSRQDMRSGEVISAEVVRLDHNFVIVNAGLKSEAFIPVEEFKNDQGELEVQIGDFVSVAIESLENGFGDTILSRDKAKRLASWLALEKAMESGEIVTGTVNGKVKGGLTVLTNGIRAFLPGSLVDTRPVKDTTPFEGKTLEFKVIKLDRKRNNVVLSRRAVIEASMGEERAKLMETLKEGTVVTGVVKNITDYGAFVDLGGIDGLLHITDLAWRRVRHPSEVLTVGQEITAKVLKYDQEKNRVSLGVKQLGDDPWTGLSRRYPQGTRLFGKVTNLTDYGAFVEVEQGIEGLVHVSEMDWTNKNVAPNKVVQLGDEVEVMVLEIDEERRRISLGMKQCKANPWDDFGMTHKKGDKVKGSIKSITDFGVFIGLPGNIDGLVHLSDLSWTEAGEEAVRKFKKGDELEAVVLAIDVERERVSLGVKQLEGDPFNNYASLNDKGTLVTGTVKSVEPKGAVIALNDEVEGYLRASEISRDRVEDAGTHLKVGDKVEALVINIDRKARSIQLSIKAKDNADTQEAMQKLASDNSAASGTTSLGALLKAKFDNKN
- the lapB gene encoding lipopolysaccharide assembly protein LapB, which encodes MEFEIWWLLGIPVFFALGWIAARVDIKQLVSESRSLPRGYFKGLNFLLNEQPDKAIDAFIEIVKLDPETAEMHFALGNLFRRRGETERAIRVHQNLLSRPDLPIEQQVHAQYELGMDYLKAGLLDRAEETFNLLVDTQYGVQARRALLEIFQREKEWRRAIAAAEGLQESGAGAQHKEIAQFYCELAQDALVHMQPADAMQLLDKALQADRKSVRATMLYGDAQTAQGDIEGALKTWRRVEQQSVPHVALVAARLMDGYRKVGRPQEGVNLLRSYLQEASSIDLIEVVFKAVIELNGVDAAKQLVVEELRRNPTLLGLDKLLEARLMDAPANVWEELSMVKNLVHGYTQKLARYQCSHCGFKARQYYWQCPGCSKWETYPPRRTEELNVMN
- the pheA gene encoding prephenate dehydratase, with protein sequence MTDKLKPLRDQIDSIDAQILELLSRRGKVAQEVGHVKAETNAPVFRPEREAQVLRKVADNNPGPLKDKDVQTIFREIMSSCRALEKRVTVAYLGPTGTFSEQAVFQHFGSAVEGMPCVSIDEVFRATEAGTADYGVVPVENSSEGAINRTLDLMLATTAIISGEVSIPVHHSLMSKTGSMDGVTVVCAHSQALAQCQAWLNLHHPHIERRAVASNAEAAVLASQDPTVAAIASEMAGEQYKLGVVQAHIQDDPHNRTRFAVIGRQAAGPSGQDRTSLVLAVPNKAGAVYKLLAPLAVHGVSMTRFESRPARIGTWEYYFYVDVEGHHQDAAVARALEELKANAAFFKVLGSYPVGL
- a CDS encoding lipopolysaccharide assembly LapA domain-containing protein, producing MKIVSTILGCILFVLFFGFALKNTDPVDLHFFLGYELRGPLVLMLLAFFIAGAFLGILAVTPTVFRHRRESSQHKNTIQALQSAAGTAASAPQPDSVTPR